taaattttgattttcctATATTTTAGTTATAGTTTTCATTGATGTAGTTATGAATTTAtatcaattagttaacatgTGAAAGCAATTAGTTTAGTATTGTACAAATTTTTAAAAACAACCGTCTGATGCGTCAGACCTGTCCACGTGTCAGGACGCAGGTCAGGACGCGGGTCAATTCTTTATTCGGGTTCAAAACGGTTATTTTTCCGGGTTGAGTATAAAAAGCGTTGTTTCTCACCTTTTTCCCTATTTTCAAATCACTGTTCatcttttagagagagaaaaccgTCGAGTTCTTccattttaggagagagaaagcttctACTCTTTGATCTTCTCTTCGATTTCTTCAATTTCCGTAAGTTTTTTGCATTTtcacttgtttttctttgttCGTCTGTTGTTCTTACtaatttctcctctttttttccGTTCGATTTAGGGTTTTGAAAGTGTGATTGTGATATTTTCTGTTTTACTTCAATATTCGGTAAGTTCTTTCTATTTTCATCtactttttgttcaattttgtcatcatttGATGTTCGTTTTTGTTTCTCActgtttttggttttgatttagGGTTTCGTAATTGGGATTTGTGATAATTTtggttgttcttcattttcgacAATATTTTGTAAGTTTCTTGtcatttcttcttctttttgttcaatttgttcaTTATTTGAAGTTCGTTTTGGTTTTCTTAGTAGTTTTGGTCTTTTTTTAGGTTTTTGTAACTGCGATGTTTTAGTTTactaattcatgattttatcaACCTGTAGATGTTTTAGTTTAGAATTTCGTGTATTTAGTTAAGATAGCAGTATTTTTAGTTGTTATCCTTTTCATATTTTCCAATTTATTCTTGTTCAACAGTACACATGAATTAGTTTCGTATTTGTTGTTATTTGTTTAGTATTGACATTCCATAAGttaagttttttaaaaaaactagtgatttatttaaattaaaagttcCCTGATAAATTAGTTAGTTTTTTtatccaattagttaactatttttaCCAGTTAGTGATTCTTTCAAAGCAATTAGTTATACTCTGACATTCATTAGTTAATTTTTAAACGaattagttatttatttaactTCAAAGTTTCTTGACCAATTAGTTTAGTTttttaaccaattagttaattgcacaatccaattagttaactattttaaCCAGTTAGTGAAACATTCAAAGCAATTAGTTACACGAtgaaattgttttgttttttattttgttttagtgTTTTTATTCTTATGTATACTGATTATGTTCATTACACATCTTTCATTCTTTGTATTTGCGTATTGCAATTGTTTTAACTACATTCATTTATTGTTTCAGTTCACAAAATGAGGTCGAAAAATGCTAATAAACCATCTGATTATCATGATGCTAATTCGCAAAACACATCTGGGAAGCCGAGTGAAGATGTGGAAGCTAGTGCGAAGCCGAGTGAAGATGTTCCAACTAGTGCGAAGCCGAGTGTAGATGCTGCAGCTGGTAAACATAATGATGAGAGGAAAGTAGGAAGAGGGCCAAAGAAGTCCAAAGTAAAATTAGAATACACGGAAGATGGCGGGGAAATTGTAGAGTCGGATAGGTATAACTCCTATCCCctgtaactattatttatcactgtttaactatttttatttatttttaaactaattgcttttgctgtgAAACCAATTATTTTACCTATATCAAGTAGTTAtggaattaaaataattagttaaccttaAAACACAATTAGGTAAAAATTGATTCTGCAattatcaattagttaacctattttacattagttaacttttttcatcatttagttaacttttgaccgcaattagttaaatatttttcatcaattagttaaccttttttttaaagaatCTTTCCAATAGTTTCATATTCATTTTTTCATCTTTTAGttaaccatcaaatagttatccttttccatcaattagttaacctatttcatCAAATAGTTAACCTATTGCATGAAATAGTTAAgttttttcttcaattagttaacctatttcatCAAATAGTTAaccattttcttcaattagttaactttttccagcaattagttaaatatttacattaattagtttaccttTTTCAGCAATTAGTATTTTTCCTATATCAATTAGCTaagcaattaaaataattaattaagtttaaaaCACAATTAGTTCAAAATTGATTCTGTAATTATCTTTTCAAAGTAAGAATTTAATCTgtaaaaataattagttatgAATGTCAAGCATTTAGTATAACTGTTTTATTTCCTTCctttaacatattctttgttttaaattcttttttttgtgtgtgtgtagGGGTTACAAACTTAGTTGTAGACCGGAGGCTTTGATTAATCTTCTTGATGCTATAAAGAAGAAAAATGACAAATTGAAAGCTATAAGAGAAATTGATTTTGGTGGTTTGCTGAGTGTTCGACTTCATGACATCAACACTCGCCTTGTTCCATGGCTACTTCAGAATTTTAATTGTGTTGGTCATATGCTCCAGTTTGGAGAAAATCATAATGTTCAGATATATGACTATGATGTTAAGGAGACACCAAGAAAGCGGGTTGAAGGAGATGCCAACCATACAATTATTCAGAGATGGAATGAGAAGTACCACAAGAAACGAACTGTGCAGGCTCCCACCTTGTCGGAGTTCGAGTCTTATTTGATTAAAACAGATGAGTCTGGATACGCATTTTAACGTGCCTTTGTGGTATGTGTTTTAGGTAAaaaaatttctaatttttttgtgGTATATCTTTTTTAACAGCAAGTAGCTAGTTTACTatttacattaattagtttacctttttcatcaattagttttcctttttcattaattagttaactttttacaacaattagttaacctattttacaattagttaactttgtTCATCATTTAGTTAACTATTTTATCAATTCGTGaacctattttttttaatgaatctTTCCAATAGTTTCATATTCAgcatttcatcaattagttaacctatttcataaattagttaacctatttcatcaattagttaacctttttcatcaattagttaaactattTCATAAAATAGTTTACGTTTTTTCAGCAATCAGTATTGTTAACTAATTCCTTtgcttgcttaactaatttcttCTTAGTGTAACCGATTGAAATCAATGGTTAAATAATTGATGTAATTGATGTAActgcttcactaattggttttTGTAATTATCTAATTGTTTTTACATGTGTCTTTTTGGCTCCTACGTCTAACCGGTTGTTAGACATCAAGGTTCTCAAGGCCGTTGAGGATGTTTCACAGATTGTGAAACAAAACTGGTGTAAATATGTGTTAAACCACCTTGGGTCCGCTGTGGAGAGGTGGAGAGAGAGCGTCAAGAATGACAAGGTTGGTGGCTGTCTTCTATTTTTGGAGATAATTTATCTCCAAAGGTCGTTATTCCGGGGTGTAGTTCCCCCTAAGGAAATCACACTTGTTCAACATTGGAATGATGAACAAGTGACTGAACGTCTGGTCTCCGAGGACAAGATGGGTTTTGGGGTAGCTTTGGTTGATATAACCAGCTATCCCGTGTCTAAGACTTTTGCTGATTTGTTAGGGGGTCTTAACCCTATTAAACTCGAAGCTCCTGCTGCTCCTGCTAAACCTTCGGAATGTGCACCGGATAATTCCAAAGCTGATCGAAACAGGATTATTAAGTTCCATATTCCGGAAGGTCTTCAAACTGATGCTGAAATTCAAGATACCTGCGATGATGTAAGTCATGATTATGTTCATATTTATTTctgttgtattttttttaatgaatctttctaatagttaacctatttcatcaattagttaaccttttttatCAATTAGTAAAGCTTTTTctccaattagttaacttttcaCAGCATGTAGGTAGTTAACTATTTACTTTTACTAGTTTAAGTTTTAACAATAATTAGTTTATCTTTTTCATCCATTAGTTACCTATTtcaccaattagttaacctatttcatcaattagttaactttgtACAGCAACTAGTTAACTATTTTTTCTCTATAAGTTAACTTATTTTTTAATGAATCTTTCCAATAGTTTCATATTCAgcatttcatcaattagttaacttattTCATTAAATAGTTAACCTTtttcttcaattagttaactttttacagcaattagttaactttttatattaattagtttagcTTTCCTCTCTCATTAATTAGTTAgctttttccatcaattagatTACCTTTGTATTAGTTACTCGTTATatgaattagttaacctatttcatcaattagttaacctatttcatcaattagttaactttttccatcaattagttaactatttagataactcaattagttaactatttaaATCATTATATGTGCTATTTTAGCTGTTGTTTTCTttcctaaatatttttttttgttttttttgtgtgaAGGAGTTGCAATCAGCAATGAAAATATATTGCCGTGATTTACATGTTGTGTCCACTTTTCATAAGGACCGTATAAATCAGTTAAAGAGTAGGCGACAACAATTGTCAGACAGTCCAGGATACAGTGATCCTGTGTTTTTGGAGATTATTGACTCAATTGTTGCATATGCTGAAGACttgaaaaaagaaaacaatTCTTTTAATATTGCTGATGATGCTCGTTGTGATAAGGCTGGTGGTGGTTCTGTTGAGAAGTCTCCTTCTCATGTTGGTACTGGTGAAAAGGGTCCAATTCAGAAGAATATTGAAGGTTCTGAAAATGTTGCTCCTAAGGCTGCAGATCCTGAACAAGAAGCTATGAGTATTTTTAGCAGTATTCCCATTGGTTCTGCTACAGAATAAGTGCACTGCATATCTGATTTAATGGTGAGATATCCAAAGATCCTCGGTCGTCTGAGGAGACTAGAAAAAGAAGTTATtgatttctgtttcttggatgATGAGGTACTTGATCAAAAGTAAGTTAACAATTAGTTATATTTTGACATAAAATTAGTTAACTATATATATcatttagttaagatttttcatgaaatattttacataattcaatattttacTTATTTATGGCGACAAGCGTGTTATAAAGCCCAAAATGGCAGTACTCGATCAAACATGTGGCCGGTGGATGCAGCAGTCCAAGCAGTAGCCGATGAGGTTATGGAGAACATAGAACCAGTAGTTAAAGCTGTAGTAGTGGAACCAATTAAGCAGCATTTAACTAAAGATGGGTTTGTTATGGTGTTAGCGTTTGGAATATTACTGGTATCAATTATACAAATGGTTGTTGGACTTGCAATATTGTCTATGGGTGTTTCGTTAGCAGGCGTAGCAGCATTCGCCTTGGCACTTTTATGATTGTCGAGGAAGACAAGGGGTAACCGAAGCCAACGTGATAATGAGTAGAACGACAATGGTTAGTACACTCAGTAGTAGCGCTTAAAGGTAGCGGATAACATTCATAACTGATATTAACTGAGACTTTTTCATCTCCATGATCTTAATATTTAAAGGTGGTTTCGTTAAACTCTTTAGGCAGCAGGTAGCATTTTTTACCTATTAAaaacgctacttgtaaaatttgtaagtgtttggtaaagtagcAATTAACGGCAGAGGTAGCGGTTAATTAGTTTTTCTCAAACTTTAAAAGTAGTAGCGGTTAAAGGTAGCGGGTATCATTTGATAGTAAAGTTTTACACAATATACAAAGCATATAGTTTTTATTGTAATTTACGATCTCAGCCGTTTCTTTTACCGAAAGCTTATACTAGTTTCTCACTACTTTAATAGCTAATCTATCCCGCTACTTTAACAACTATTCGCTTCTTTATCGGTAAAATCTAATTATCCGCTACCACTAGTTTTGCTGAAGAGGACCTTACACATATTGGTATTATTAAACAACGAAACAATTTTGTGCACCTATCAAATTTTGTTTTCCTTTGGTTTCAGTGTCTAGCTAAGCACATGTAACTTATTTGTACCTTTGATGAGTTGATGGTACATAACTTACGGGGTACTATACAGATCAAATTCCGTCTACATTCGTAAATTATATTGTACAATCGATTTACCACATTCccgttaaaaaataaaaataaaaattaccacattaaatttaaatgtattttttctACATCGATatagaaaaaacaaaaataaaaaagttactTCTACTCTATTAGGCTacattttgtttttattaatcTATATTCTTCAACCACCAGATGCTCAAAGATGATATTTTTAGGAGCAACGCTCGGATGGTGTAGGGACCTgtacgtagatctacgtgcacctgcaccaaaacgcaaaaacattaaaagaaaacgcaaaaaacaaaaaaaaacaaaaaaaacataagaaactaaacagaaagaacataatagagtaaacgaaaagaacattaaccaaaacctaaaaagatcactaatgttaaaaaactaaagaaaatgtacaaaaatgaaaataacatattatctctcctgataaactataaaaagaacaactatttttcaaaaagaacatcatgtgaaaaatgcaacaggaaaaaaaaaacatattatcgataatattattaaatattaaaaaacagtaaaaaatttaaaaataacacaaataattaaaaaaagaacaacaatttttttataaaacacaaagaacaaaatcaaaagaaaaataaaataacaaaaactcaaaattaaaaaagaaaaaaaaacgacaacaaaaaaaaggaaaaagaacaacattttctttttccttatcaaacaaaaaaaacagaatgaaagggacgaaaagaacaacaaatctatttcttttattagttgtatttgttcttttcaaaccacttagtgttctaattaaaaagacgaaaacgacgatattttgatgcacttaaaactagatctatatttttatttgcatttatttttgttcttatcccacgcatcagatctatgttcttttattaagtgttattgGTTCTATTCAAActattttatgttctaattaaaaaggcgaaacgacgattttttgatgcacttaaaactaaatctatattttaaaaaaaaagtaattttgtttttttttaccaCAAATCAGACTATGTTCatttttaagtgttatttgttctttttaaaccattatatgttcttttttaacaatctatgtacgttgatataaaagaacaaactatgttgatgacacagtaaaagtaaagttgtgaaaagaacataacaatttgaaaagaacattagaggaaaaaacaaggaaacgtaccttaaacacttgatcaacatttatcaggagcatcaatatcttttaataaataTCACGCTCTCCAGAGATTCTCTTGCTTCAAAAACTAGCCAAATTGAActagtgtttttcttaattcactcattttcaacaaacgagaaacattcagaaggaaatttagagagaaaataaagagaaaatgtatttttttactctttcactcaccatctcactctttctctctcaaaaaatatctcttatgttgagagaatataaatcctctcctctttctctctctaaaatatatttctaaaatgactaatggttatgactcatgagtacaattattatacatatatagttgcttaaaaatagaaaatgaacaaataggaattaaaatcaaagaattgaagtacagagaaggagaaaggaaaaattgttaaagagtgcataatgagaaccgtgcacgtgtttttattttgttcttttaacagAGTATTATAAAAAGCACCaatgaaaagactaaaagaacaaatatagagactaaaagaacaagtcaagtactttgtcccacaataacatatgattcggaatcatcattttcatcattaTGTTATTaattatcaagcacattattcataatatatgaaaaaaataataggttaACATGTATACAAACAAGAAAAGAACGcaatcaaaagaacaaaggataaataaaaagtaacaaaaaataacacaataaaataaaacgaacaagttatgaaacgcaaatgaaattgaaaataataaaaaagaagaacacgataaaataaaagaaaaaattatgaaacgcaaatggtctatttttctactataatgaaacTGTTGTTTTAATACGATCACAATGAAACttttcttttaatacgagcataatgaaactgtttttttaatacgagcatatgttcttttaatacgtaaaactgttattttctggaaaaaaatcgtaattacataatcaaaatcttcaaaatcaacgatttcaacgaaatcagcgtgaattacataatttgattcattaaaatcatcaaattcatcaaaacacgattaattacaaaatcatcaaaatagtcaaaatcataaaaaatacaattattacaaaatcaaaatcatcaaaacataccATTTATTATTACAAAGTTGAAAAATTAGCTcccaaaatctgattatcagctgcagaattcagatttgaagaagaagaatcaatttaatttgatgttgaagtagaaaaatcaacaaaattttggggattttcattactttctctctctaaaacccatTTAAGAAAACCTTGttcacactttctctctcctcttcacattTTGAATTCAAAACGTAAAACGCAGAAGAATATATATCGCAAAAATAACagcgaatcaaataaaaacgttATAAGCATAGCTGAAAAGAACAGATCCTTTAATGGAAACGCGCGTTTGTTCAAgggcattgttctttttttctgGGAATTTAATGGAAACGCGCGTTTTGTTTTTGATGTTGGTCGTTTTGATCCCAGTGCACCTAGAGTTACgtgcacacgcctgcaccatcAGAATTGCGTCCTAAAATATATTCTGCTGCAAATATGTAGCGTTTGTGTTGGATTATTATCAAATTCCTTGTCACCTCTTGGATCTGATTGCGCAGATGCAAGCGCAAATTCAACGGTAGTTTCTCTGTCTAAATTATTCATTATTTCGCTGCTAGGTATAAGTTACATTTTGTATATAATATGCTTTATAGGTAATAATAATACGGTATACATGTTTTGTTTGTTAGTATTGTTGATTTTTATGACTAGATGAAAATGGTTTAAGAGGATA
This Spinacia oleracea cultivar Varoflay chromosome 6, BTI_SOV_V1, whole genome shotgun sequence DNA region includes the following protein-coding sequences:
- the LOC130463833 gene encoding uncharacterized protein isoform X1, with the translated sequence MRSKNANKPSDYHDANSQNTSGKPSEDVEASAKPSEDVPTSAKPSVDAAAGKHNDERKVGRGPKKSKVKLEYTEDGGEIVESDRGYKLSCRPEALINLLDAIKKKNDKLKAIREIDFGGLLSVRLHDINTRLVPWLLQNFNCVGHMLQFGENHNVQIYDYDVKETPRKRVEGDANHTIIQRWNEKYHKKRTVQAPTLSEFESYLIKTDESGYAF
- the LOC130463833 gene encoding uncharacterized protein isoform X2, which gives rise to MGFGVALVDITSYPVSKTFADLLGGLNPIKLEAPAAPAKPSECAPDNSKADRNRIIKFHIPEGLQTDAEIQDTCDDELQSAMKIYCRDLHVVSTFHKDRINQLKSRRQQLSDSPGYSDPVFLEIIDSIVAYAEDLKKENNSFNIADDARCDKAGGGSVEKSPSHVGTGEKGPIQKNIEGSENVAPKAADPEQEAMSIFSSIPIGSATE